The proteins below come from a single Biomphalaria glabrata chromosome 10, xgBioGlab47.1, whole genome shotgun sequence genomic window:
- the LOC106054408 gene encoding liprin-beta-1-like isoform X6, producing MHCVKELLTRSSLEHHKLDLMAEVSHLKMKLTSTEKDKRELDERFRAVQRQVAELEAKLLMKDAENSELRLRLGRNGTIPLDSADTEVEKLKRAVDTLMLANEEKERKLEDMRRLFKRYRRVEEILIQAQGRKAVEELLMNVEDGDTSSTSSSTTPSVGDSAVRDQHYPMFHPDDRADGRHYLSSPSATSTPMHQMNNFNGGTAVSTIPLISRQALGITRSNSCENLVPGSKKPPTYRKKDDPSVGQAPGPGGYGTLPKHRSKEDVRDGKKSRGFHSLGKTLLRVRSGKRSSSAPNLAHTEVLTDDEDGLQHYGHDHREYKKKRGLLRLFGKLKRSSSQDFEGSRERAPDGEFKRGGVRATASARLAWNRDVKGRIANSDVPFARWDTDRLTAWMNDIGLNMYLVDCKRWVKNGEQLLRCSHHDLEKELGMKNALHRKKLLLAMQAMAADNMDTFLELDYNFVARWLDDIGLPQYKDSFYDARVDGRMLNYLTVEDLFSLKVTNEVHHVSIKRAIQILRLNNFNPNCLRRRPAPDEPHHMKCVPGEVVLWTNHRVMEWLRTIDLSEYAPNLRGSGVHGALMVLEPRFNSELFAVLLSIPPSKTLLRRHLNTHFISLIGPETQTRKREHESQPGYIPLMPNNKVKKGKFGLFSHKRTKSETESDSYICPLEINGQYTNGKHDEKAAREIGAYSNEINTLTNMLSHERFLDTTKTSNV from the exons GAACTTTTAACCAGGTCCAGTCTAGAACATCATAAGCTTGACCTGATGGCTGAAGTTTCTCACTTAAAAATGAAGCTTACATCTACAGAGAAAGACAAAAGAGAATTGGATGAACGGTTTAGGGCAGTACAG AGACAAGTGGCAGAGCTTGAAGCCAAGTTGCTCATGAAAGATGCTGAGAATTCAGAGCTAAGGCTCAGGCTTGGAAGAAATGGGACTATTCCATTGGATAGTGCTG ACACAGAGGTGGAAAAATTAAAGCGTGCTGTGGACACCTTAATGTTGGCCAATGAAGAGAAG GAACGTAAACTTGAAGACATGAGAAGATTGTTTAAGAGATATAGAAGAGTGGAGGAAATTTTAATTCAAGCTCAAGGCAGGAAAG CTGTAGAAGAGTTATTGATGAATGTAGAAGATGGTGACACCAGCTCCACCAGTTCATCCACTACACCATCAGTGGGGGACTCTGCAGTGCGAGACCAGCATTAT cccatgttccACCCTGATGACAGAGCTGATGGAAGACATTACTTATCTTCACCTAGTGCTACCAGCACTCCTA TGCATCAGATGAACAATTTTAATGGAGGCACTGCTGTTTCCACAATCCCTCTAATCTCAAGGCAAGCCTTAGGGATAACCAGGTCTAATAGTTGTGAGAATTTAGTGCCAGGCTCAAAAAAG CCCCCAACTTACAGAAAAAAAGATGACCCATCTGTTGGTCAAGCTCCTGGACCAGGTGGATATGGTACGTTACCTAAGCATCGCAGTAAGGAGGATGTGCGGGATGGGAAAAAGTCCAGAGGGTTTCACAGCCTTGGAAAAACCCTTCTGCGCGTTAGGTCAGGCAAACGAAGCAGCTCAGCCCCAAATCTAG CCCACACTGAGGTTTTAACAGATGATGAGGATGGCCTCCAGCACTATGGTCACGACCACAGAGAGTACAAGAAAAAGAGAGGCTTGTTGAGACTGTTTGGTAAACTGAAGCGCAGCAGTTCCCAAGACTTTGAGGGCAGTAGAGAGCGGGCCCCAGATGGGGAATTTAAGCGAGGTGGGGTTAGAGCAACAGCGTCTGCAAGACTTGCATGGAACAGAGATGTGAAAGGGAGAAT agcCAATTCAGATGTTCCATTTGCTAGGTGGGATACAGACAGGCTAACAGCCTGGATGAATGATATTGGTCTAAACATGTACCTAGTAGACTGTAAGAGATGGGTTAAGAATGGAGAACAGTTGCTTAGGTGTTCTCATCATGATTTGGAAAAG GAGCTTGGCATGAAGAATGCTCTACACAGAAAGAAGCTCTTGCTGGCAATGCAGGCTATGGCTGCTGATAACATGGACACGTTTCTGGAACTGGATTACAATTTTGTAGCCA GATGGTTAGATGATATAGGATTACCCCAATACAAAGACTCATTTTATGATGCCAGAGTAGATGGCAGAATGTTAAACTACCTCACTGTT GAAGAtctgttttctttaaaagtgaCCAATGAGGTGCATCACGTATCTATTAAAAGAGCCATTCAAATTCTTCGACTGAACAATTTCAATCCAAATTGTTTAAGGAGACGGCCTGCTCCAGATGAG CCTCATCACATGAAGTGTGTACCAGGGGAAGTAGTGCTGTGGACCAATCACAGAGTAATGGAGTGGCTACGGACTATTGACCTGTCAGAATATGCACCCAACTTGCGGGGCAGTGGGGTACATGGGGCACTCATG gtcCTGGAGCCAAGATTTAATTCTGAGCTGTTTGCTGTCCTGTTGTCTATTCCACCCAGTAAAACTCTGCTGCGCCGACACCTTAACACCCATTTCATCAGCCTGATAGGTCCAGAAACACAGACTAGGAAAAGGGAGCATGAATCACAACcaggttatatccctttgatgcCCAACAACAAGGTCAAG AAAGGAAAGTTTGGTCTGTTCAGTCATAAAAGAACAAAATCAGAAACAGAGTCGGATAGCTACATTTGTCCACTAGAGATCAATGGACAGTACACCAATGGAAAG CATGATGAAAAGGCTGCTAGAGAAATTGGAGCCTACTCTAATGAGATTAACACACTCACA aACATGTTATCACATGAAAGGTTTTTGGACACAACGAAAACCTCCAATGTCTGA
- the LOC106054408 gene encoding liprin-beta-1-like isoform X7 codes for MAEVSHLKMKLTSTEKDKRELDERFRAVQRQVAELEAKLLMKDAENSELRLRLGRNGTIPLDSADTEVEKLKRAVDTLMLANEEKERKLEDMRRLFKRYRRVEEILIQAQGRKAVEELLMNVEDGDTSSTSSSTTPSVGDSAVRDQHYPMFHPDDRADGRHYLSSPSATSTPMHQMNNFNGGTAVSTIPLISRQALGITRSNSCENLVPGSKKPPTYRKKDDPSVGQAPGPGGYGTLPKHRSKEDVRDGKKSRGFHSLGKTLLRVRSGKRSSSAPNLAHTEVLTDDEDGLQHYGHDHREYKKKRGLLRLFGKLKRSSSQDFEGSRERAPDGEFKRGGVRATASARLAWNRDVKGRIANSDVPFARWDTDRLTAWMNDIGLNMYLVDCKRWVKNGEQLLRCSHHDLEKELGMKNALHRKKLLLAMQAMAADNMDTFLELDYNFVARWLDDIGLPQYKDSFYDARVDGRMLNYLTVEDLFSLKVTNEVHHVSIKRAIQILRLNNFNPNCLRRRPAPDEPHHMKCVPGEVVLWTNHRVMEWLRTIDLSEYAPNLRGSGVHGALMVLEPRFNSELFAVLLSIPPSKTLLRRHLNTHFISLIGPETQTRKREHESQPGYIPLMPNNKVKKGKFGLFSHKRTKSETESDSYICPLEINGQYTNGKHDEKAAREIGAYSNEINTLTNMLSHERFLDTTKTSNV; via the exons ATGGCTGAAGTTTCTCACTTAAAAATGAAGCTTACATCTACAGAGAAAGACAAAAGAGAATTGGATGAACGGTTTAGGGCAGTACAG AGACAAGTGGCAGAGCTTGAAGCCAAGTTGCTCATGAAAGATGCTGAGAATTCAGAGCTAAGGCTCAGGCTTGGAAGAAATGGGACTATTCCATTGGATAGTGCTG ACACAGAGGTGGAAAAATTAAAGCGTGCTGTGGACACCTTAATGTTGGCCAATGAAGAGAAG GAACGTAAACTTGAAGACATGAGAAGATTGTTTAAGAGATATAGAAGAGTGGAGGAAATTTTAATTCAAGCTCAAGGCAGGAAAG CTGTAGAAGAGTTATTGATGAATGTAGAAGATGGTGACACCAGCTCCACCAGTTCATCCACTACACCATCAGTGGGGGACTCTGCAGTGCGAGACCAGCATTAT cccatgttccACCCTGATGACAGAGCTGATGGAAGACATTACTTATCTTCACCTAGTGCTACCAGCACTCCTA TGCATCAGATGAACAATTTTAATGGAGGCACTGCTGTTTCCACAATCCCTCTAATCTCAAGGCAAGCCTTAGGGATAACCAGGTCTAATAGTTGTGAGAATTTAGTGCCAGGCTCAAAAAAG CCCCCAACTTACAGAAAAAAAGATGACCCATCTGTTGGTCAAGCTCCTGGACCAGGTGGATATGGTACGTTACCTAAGCATCGCAGTAAGGAGGATGTGCGGGATGGGAAAAAGTCCAGAGGGTTTCACAGCCTTGGAAAAACCCTTCTGCGCGTTAGGTCAGGCAAACGAAGCAGCTCAGCCCCAAATCTAG CCCACACTGAGGTTTTAACAGATGATGAGGATGGCCTCCAGCACTATGGTCACGACCACAGAGAGTACAAGAAAAAGAGAGGCTTGTTGAGACTGTTTGGTAAACTGAAGCGCAGCAGTTCCCAAGACTTTGAGGGCAGTAGAGAGCGGGCCCCAGATGGGGAATTTAAGCGAGGTGGGGTTAGAGCAACAGCGTCTGCAAGACTTGCATGGAACAGAGATGTGAAAGGGAGAAT agcCAATTCAGATGTTCCATTTGCTAGGTGGGATACAGACAGGCTAACAGCCTGGATGAATGATATTGGTCTAAACATGTACCTAGTAGACTGTAAGAGATGGGTTAAGAATGGAGAACAGTTGCTTAGGTGTTCTCATCATGATTTGGAAAAG GAGCTTGGCATGAAGAATGCTCTACACAGAAAGAAGCTCTTGCTGGCAATGCAGGCTATGGCTGCTGATAACATGGACACGTTTCTGGAACTGGATTACAATTTTGTAGCCA GATGGTTAGATGATATAGGATTACCCCAATACAAAGACTCATTTTATGATGCCAGAGTAGATGGCAGAATGTTAAACTACCTCACTGTT GAAGAtctgttttctttaaaagtgaCCAATGAGGTGCATCACGTATCTATTAAAAGAGCCATTCAAATTCTTCGACTGAACAATTTCAATCCAAATTGTTTAAGGAGACGGCCTGCTCCAGATGAG CCTCATCACATGAAGTGTGTACCAGGGGAAGTAGTGCTGTGGACCAATCACAGAGTAATGGAGTGGCTACGGACTATTGACCTGTCAGAATATGCACCCAACTTGCGGGGCAGTGGGGTACATGGGGCACTCATG gtcCTGGAGCCAAGATTTAATTCTGAGCTGTTTGCTGTCCTGTTGTCTATTCCACCCAGTAAAACTCTGCTGCGCCGACACCTTAACACCCATTTCATCAGCCTGATAGGTCCAGAAACACAGACTAGGAAAAGGGAGCATGAATCACAACcaggttatatccctttgatgcCCAACAACAAGGTCAAG AAAGGAAAGTTTGGTCTGTTCAGTCATAAAAGAACAAAATCAGAAACAGAGTCGGATAGCTACATTTGTCCACTAGAGATCAATGGACAGTACACCAATGGAAAG CATGATGAAAAGGCTGCTAGAGAAATTGGAGCCTACTCTAATGAGATTAACACACTCACA aACATGTTATCACATGAAAGGTTTTTGGACACAACGAAAACCTCCAATGTCTGA
- the LOC106054408 gene encoding liprin-beta-1-like isoform X5, translated as MSRYTNGYSRPASTGIYMSMWENKLQELVELLTRSSLEHHKLDLMAEVSHLKMKLTSTEKDKRELDERFRAVQRQVAELEAKLLMKDAENSELRLRLGRNGTIPLDSADTEVEKLKRAVDTLMLANEEKERKLEDMRRLFKRYRRVEEILIQAQGRKAVEELLMNVEDGDTSSTSSSTTPSVGDSAVRDQHYPMFHPDDRADGRHYLSSPSATSTPMHQMNNFNGGTAVSTIPLISRQALGITRSNSCENLVPGSKKPPTYRKKDDPSVGQAPGPGGYGTLPKHRSKEDVRDGKKSRGFHSLGKTLLRVRSGKRSSSAPNLAHTEVLTDDEDGLQHYGHDHREYKKKRGLLRLFGKLKRSSSQDFEGSRERAPDGEFKRGGVRATASARLAWNRDVKGRIANSDVPFARWDTDRLTAWMNDIGLNMYLVDCKRWVKNGEQLLRCSHHDLEKELGMKNALHRKKLLLAMQAMAADNMDTFLELDYNFVARWLDDIGLPQYKDSFYDARVDGRMLNYLTVEDLFSLKVTNEVHHVSIKRAIQILRLNNFNPNCLRRRPAPDEPHHMKCVPGEVVLWTNHRVMEWLRTIDLSEYAPNLRGSGVHGALMVLEPRFNSELFAVLLSIPPSKTLLRRHLNTHFISLIGPETQTRKREHESQPGYIPLMPNNKVKKGKFGLFSHKRTKSETESDSYICPLEINGQYTNGKHDEKAAREIGAYSNEINTLTNMLSHERFLDTTKTSNV; from the exons GAACTTTTAACCAGGTCCAGTCTAGAACATCATAAGCTTGACCTGATGGCTGAAGTTTCTCACTTAAAAATGAAGCTTACATCTACAGAGAAAGACAAAAGAGAATTGGATGAACGGTTTAGGGCAGTACAG AGACAAGTGGCAGAGCTTGAAGCCAAGTTGCTCATGAAAGATGCTGAGAATTCAGAGCTAAGGCTCAGGCTTGGAAGAAATGGGACTATTCCATTGGATAGTGCTG ACACAGAGGTGGAAAAATTAAAGCGTGCTGTGGACACCTTAATGTTGGCCAATGAAGAGAAG GAACGTAAACTTGAAGACATGAGAAGATTGTTTAAGAGATATAGAAGAGTGGAGGAAATTTTAATTCAAGCTCAAGGCAGGAAAG CTGTAGAAGAGTTATTGATGAATGTAGAAGATGGTGACACCAGCTCCACCAGTTCATCCACTACACCATCAGTGGGGGACTCTGCAGTGCGAGACCAGCATTAT cccatgttccACCCTGATGACAGAGCTGATGGAAGACATTACTTATCTTCACCTAGTGCTACCAGCACTCCTA TGCATCAGATGAACAATTTTAATGGAGGCACTGCTGTTTCCACAATCCCTCTAATCTCAAGGCAAGCCTTAGGGATAACCAGGTCTAATAGTTGTGAGAATTTAGTGCCAGGCTCAAAAAAG CCCCCAACTTACAGAAAAAAAGATGACCCATCTGTTGGTCAAGCTCCTGGACCAGGTGGATATGGTACGTTACCTAAGCATCGCAGTAAGGAGGATGTGCGGGATGGGAAAAAGTCCAGAGGGTTTCACAGCCTTGGAAAAACCCTTCTGCGCGTTAGGTCAGGCAAACGAAGCAGCTCAGCCCCAAATCTAG CCCACACTGAGGTTTTAACAGATGATGAGGATGGCCTCCAGCACTATGGTCACGACCACAGAGAGTACAAGAAAAAGAGAGGCTTGTTGAGACTGTTTGGTAAACTGAAGCGCAGCAGTTCCCAAGACTTTGAGGGCAGTAGAGAGCGGGCCCCAGATGGGGAATTTAAGCGAGGTGGGGTTAGAGCAACAGCGTCTGCAAGACTTGCATGGAACAGAGATGTGAAAGGGAGAAT agcCAATTCAGATGTTCCATTTGCTAGGTGGGATACAGACAGGCTAACAGCCTGGATGAATGATATTGGTCTAAACATGTACCTAGTAGACTGTAAGAGATGGGTTAAGAATGGAGAACAGTTGCTTAGGTGTTCTCATCATGATTTGGAAAAG GAGCTTGGCATGAAGAATGCTCTACACAGAAAGAAGCTCTTGCTGGCAATGCAGGCTATGGCTGCTGATAACATGGACACGTTTCTGGAACTGGATTACAATTTTGTAGCCA GATGGTTAGATGATATAGGATTACCCCAATACAAAGACTCATTTTATGATGCCAGAGTAGATGGCAGAATGTTAAACTACCTCACTGTT GAAGAtctgttttctttaaaagtgaCCAATGAGGTGCATCACGTATCTATTAAAAGAGCCATTCAAATTCTTCGACTGAACAATTTCAATCCAAATTGTTTAAGGAGACGGCCTGCTCCAGATGAG CCTCATCACATGAAGTGTGTACCAGGGGAAGTAGTGCTGTGGACCAATCACAGAGTAATGGAGTGGCTACGGACTATTGACCTGTCAGAATATGCACCCAACTTGCGGGGCAGTGGGGTACATGGGGCACTCATG gtcCTGGAGCCAAGATTTAATTCTGAGCTGTTTGCTGTCCTGTTGTCTATTCCACCCAGTAAAACTCTGCTGCGCCGACACCTTAACACCCATTTCATCAGCCTGATAGGTCCAGAAACACAGACTAGGAAAAGGGAGCATGAATCACAACcaggttatatccctttgatgcCCAACAACAAGGTCAAG AAAGGAAAGTTTGGTCTGTTCAGTCATAAAAGAACAAAATCAGAAACAGAGTCGGATAGCTACATTTGTCCACTAGAGATCAATGGACAGTACACCAATGGAAAG CATGATGAAAAGGCTGCTAGAGAAATTGGAGCCTACTCTAATGAGATTAACACACTCACA aACATGTTATCACATGAAAGGTTTTTGGACACAACGAAAACCTCCAATGTCTGA